Part of the bacterium genome, AAAATCACAACATGACCTTTCAAGCCTACTTAAGATCTTTAAGAATGGGACAGGCTTTTGGTCATTTGAATCAAGGAGGCAAAGTGATTGATGCAGCTATGGAGTATGGCTATGAATCTTTAAGTGGTTTTACGCATGCCTTTAAACAGCTTACAGGAAAATCACCAAAAAATATTGATGCCAATACGGTTATAGAAAGTTATCAGCTGTTGACACCTTTGGGCCCCATGTTGGCAGCCAGCATTAATGAAAAAATATGTTTGTTGGAGTTCAATGACAGAAGAATGTTGGAAACAGAGTTGATTGCTATTCAAAAACATTTTAAAGCCCCCATCGTTCTTAAAAAAAATAAAGTGATAGAGCAACTGCAAGAAGAATTGAATGAGTACTTTACAGGAAAAAGAAAAAAGTTTTCTGTTGCTTTACACATGGTGGGCAGTGATTTTCAAAAACAGGTTTGGCAAGTGTTGATGACTATCCCTTATGGAGAAGTAAGAAGTTATAAACAACAAGCACAAAGTATGCAGCACCCTAAAGCTTTTAGAGCCGTTGCCAATGCCAATGGGGCCAATAAAATTGCTATCGTTATTCCTTGTCATAGAGTCATTGGCAGCGATGGAAGCTTATGTGGCTACGGTGGTGGACTTGAAAGAAAAAAACAGTTGTTAAAACTGGAAGGTTATAGAGTTTAAAGTTTTAAAACCTTACCTGGATTCATGATGTTGTGCGGATCGAGGGCTTTTTTAATCGATTGCATGGTATCCAGATGCGCTTGAGAATTGGTGATGTTCATGAACTTTACTTTATCCATACCAATACCGTGCTCACCGGATAAGGTGCCGCCCAGCTTGTGCGTGGCTGTAAAAAAATCATTGAGAATCAGTTCTTTTTTAGCATTCCATTCTTGTTCAGGCGTATCCTGTTTTAAAAAATAGGTGTGTAAATTACCGTCGCCAGCATGACCATAAGAAATACAGGCTGTGTTATGCTTTTTAGATACTTCACGTGCGGCTTGTAATAAGTTTTTGATTTTACTTCTGGCTACAACACTATCGGCCTCAACATAGTCTCCTTGTGCAACAATACTATTGCGCACACTTTTTCTAAACAACCATAAATCTTCTCTTTGTTGCTCATTTTGTGCCATGAGCGGCTCATCTGCACAAAGATCAATAATACTCTCATATAGTTTCATGGTTTGTTGTTCTATTTGATCTTCTCCCATGGCATCCAATTCAATCAATAAACTGGCAGCCGCCTGTTCAAAAGGATAGGTGTACTGATAGATCGCTTTCACACAATCCACGGCTTCTTTAGGGATCAGCTCCATGG contains:
- a CDS encoding methylated-DNA--[protein]-cysteine S-methyltransferase encodes the protein MRLNQEKFNEYYQALLAKDHQYEGAFFACISSTGIFCRPSCHARKPKKENVEFVMSSQEALRKGYRPCKVCSPMQALADKPDWLNILFTVMETEERYRFSDQDIKDLGIDPNRVRRWFKKNHNMTFQAYLRSLRMGQAFGHLNQGGKVIDAAMEYGYESLSGFTHAFKQLTGKSPKNIDANTVIESYQLLTPLGPMLAASINEKICLLEFNDRRMLETELIAIQKHFKAPIVLKKNKVIEQLQEELNEYFTGKRKKFSVALHMVGSDFQKQVWQVLMTIPYGEVRSYKQQAQSMQHPKAFRAVANANGANKIAIVIPCHRVIGSDGSLCGYGGGLERKKQLLKLEGYRV